A single region of the Tachyglossus aculeatus isolate mTacAcu1 chromosome X1, mTacAcu1.pri, whole genome shotgun sequence genome encodes:
- the NOL8 gene encoding nucleolar protein 8, with product METEKATKRLYVGGLSQTISQADLQHQFCRFGDVSDVEMITRKDDQGNPTKTFAYINIKTTDVELKRCMSLLNKTKWKGGTLQIEMAKESFLHRLAQERLEAKVKKEKPSRVQHADRLESLRKAGVVDFQLKAVPGTEIPDNKDWVVSKFGRVLPVLHLRSQTRRKIIKYDPSNYCHNLKRLEQVFTDTVPIDSLTWQLEGGDDPMSKKRRGEFPVFHNQYQKKAKIGGSKDSNSILAQGPDLLVTNQNLMQEKSIQKTHFKSNGLPKLLQIPNNKSEKRVLQTSASEPLTKINGMTDEDFDSEEEFRAALVREKSLKTVTPNAEPEDDPLEIVSEHFELKLSTHWSLANSDIKKNAFCGGKDKDVDDNSDCDSADTDEIIATKKNPSKSGDNQDYSKSKSKPGPEERLVSKNIPKHKSSASLSVSKAKSLHFKGQSDNTKSQSVSSRSESDSETSDSDGDTDYEAMMQNCYRLDLTLEDLEKLASGDLKSSGEDTQSKSSRTTNRGVKVDEKRNGKASKPSPKPSKCINPEDIVASILEGEENISDDQAPKQSIAESKFQAFKGIGSLYQDKTLEKHCRETTAAPKRKKDLTSASTARSGTVPKEDGSSSSDVSSDGEVVDCQPHVTEARSMKGTQVGPGKLQKRKTSLASRAPVVPSPPSSLENESGSADSRFPPFRGIKSASPRPGTGIRDEDAGSHNQPGLADSEEDNRDACVSVISTVQRSQEVTILKTPGKKLAEDSIKKGSTASAVLSHGMKAKPLESTADFILPVNAACVAEAKDQHLQDNQKRLAAIQERQKEREIQKQLIQGALSSLDGKVESKSTHIVFNSDGESEAEEKLSNEDHEWTKEFKSKTSGKLFESSEDEGDESEDDGDRFKIKPQFEGKAGQKLMNLQSRFGTDDRFRMDSKFLESDSEEEDAEEIKKETTAEEEELAEEKKKNLDVLRSILHIDLQTPKSSKQALAAKEFKDMNSVRYDPTKPDHVTFEKKVDSASKESKAKRKKNRIEAEKLPEVSKEIYYDVAADLKDLFGSAKCSVEKPEKIPWDKNEIKDSNEADPKLLAQNNVEEESAGFTFSFFGPDTEEVKESKEDSYKVETIKPGKAAWQEDPRFQDSSSEEEEEEEEEQQQLQKVDGEQPSLGLPSLSERQTSRFFFFSRDDERLRVGSESFWRKSECHESRDAWEARSSALLVECRKKHKDARRKVKAKH from the exons ATGGAGACGGAGAAAGCAACCAAGCGTCTATATGTGGGAGGCCTCAGCCAAACCATCTCCCAGGCAGACCTGCAGCATCAGTTCTGCAGGTTTGGGGATGTGAGTGATGTGGAGATGATCACACGGAAAGACGATCAAG GGAACCCAACGAAAACCTTCGCTTACATCAACATCAAGACAACAGATGTGGAATTGAAAAGAT GCATGTCACTTTTAAACAAAACCAAGTGGAAAGGTGGAACACTACAAATTGAGATGGCAAAAGAAAGTTTTTTGCACAG ATTGGCCCAAGAGAGGCTAGAAGCCAAAGTAAAGAAAGAAAAGCCCTCAAGGGTACAGCATGCAGACCGATTGGAGTCATTAAGAAAAGCTGGTGTGGTGGATTTTCAGCTGAAAGCGGTGCCAGGGACAGAAATACCTGATAATAAG GATTGGGTTGTTAGCAAATTTGGCAGAGTTTTACCAGTCCTTCATCTCAGGAGCCAAACCAGACGCAAA ATCATAAAATATGATCCCTCAAATTACTGCCACAACCTAAAAAGGTTGGAACAAGTCTTCACAGATACCGTTCCCATAGACAGCCTCACTTGGCAGCTGGAAGGGGGGGATGATCCAATGAGCAAGAAACGCCGAGGAGAGTTTCCTGTTTTCCACAACCAGTACCAGAAGAAAGCgaagataggaggaagcaaggaTAGTAACAGCATTCTGGCTCAAGGTCCAGATCTTTTAGTGACAAACCAAAATTTGATGCAAGAAAAATCCATCCAAAAGACACATTTCAAATCAAATGGTCTGCCCAAGTTGCTGCAGATTCCTAATAATAAGTCAGAGAAGAGAGTCCTTCAGACTTCTGCCTCTGAGCCCCTCACGAAGATAAATGGCATGACTGATGAGGATTTTGATTCTGAAGAAGAGTTTAGAGCAGCGTTGGTAAGAGAGAAATCATTAAAGACAGTGACACCAAACGCGGAGCCTGAAGATGATCCCTTAGAGATCGTAAGTGAGCATTTTGAGCTAAAACTTAGCACTCATTGGTCTCTAGCAAATTCCGACATCAAGAAAAATGCCTTTTGTGGTGGTAAGGATAAAGATGTTGATGATAACAGTGACTGTGACTCAGCCGACACAGACGAAATTATTGCCACGAAAAAAAACCCGAGTAAAAGTGGGGACAACCAAGACTATTCCAAATCTAAGTCAAAACCCGGGCCAGAAGAGAGACTAGTGTCAAAAAATATACCAAAGCATAAGTCTTCTGCTAGTTTGTCAGTTAGCAAAGCTAAGTCTCTTCATTTTAAAGGACAAAGTGATAACACAAAAAGCCAGTCTGTCTCCAGTAGGAGCGAAAGTGACTCTGAAACCAGTGATTCTGATGGAGATACGGATTATGAAGCCATGATGCAGAACTGCTACCGCCTGGACCTCACATTAGAGGACTTGGAGAAATTGGCTAGCGGTGATCTCAAGAGTTCCGGAGAAGATACCCAGAGTAAATCCTCCAGGACTACAAACAGAGGGGTCAAGGTTGATGAGAAAAGGAACGGAAAGGCCTCTAAACCGTCCCCGAAGCCATCAAAGTGTATTAATCCTGAAGATATTGTGGCTTCTAttttagaaggggaggagaacaTTAGTGACGATCAGGCACCGAAACAAAGCATTGCCGAGTCCAAATTTCAGGCTTTCAAAGGAATAGGATCACTCTATCAGGACAAGACCCTGGAGAAGCACTGTAGGGAAACCACTGCTGCcccaaagagaaaaaaagactTGACGTCTGCTAGCACTGCACGTTCCGGTACCGTTCCCAAGGAGGACGGCTCCTCATCCTCTGACGTCTCTTCCGATGGCGAAGTGGTCGATTGCCAACCACACGTCACTGAAGCGAGGAGTATGAAAGGCACTCAGGTTGGCCCAGGAAAGCTTCAGAAGAGGAAAACCTCATTAGCCAGCAGAGCCCCAGTGGTCCCATCGCCTCCCAGCAGTTTGGAAAATGAAAGTGGAAGTGCCGATTCCAGATTCCCTCCATTCAGAGGCATTAAATCCGCTAGTCCAAGGCCAGGGACCGGCATAAGGGATGAAGACGCTGGTAGCCACAACCAACCTGGCCTGGCAGATTCAGAGGAGGATAACCGCGACGCGTGTGTTTCAGTGATTTCCACAGTACAACGGAGCCAGGAAGTAACAATACTGAAAACCCCGGGTAAGAAACTAGCGGAGGACTCGATCAAAAAAGGCTCTACGGCTTCAGCTGTGCTAAGCCATGGGATGAAGGCAAAGCCTCTGGAAAGTACAGCTGACTTCATCCTTCCTGTTAATGCTGCATGTGTTGCTGAAGCAAAAGACCAACATTTGCAGGATAACCAGAAGCGTTTAGCAGCCATACAGGAGagacaaaaagaaagagagatCCAAAAGCAGCTGATTCAGGGAGCGCTGTCAAGCCTG GATGGCAAGGTAGAAAGCAAGTCAACCCACATTGTCTTTAATTCCGATGGAGAAAGCGAAGCTGAAGAAAAGCTCAGCAACGAAGACCATGAGTGGACAAAA gaatttaaaaGTAAAACTTCTGGGAagctgtttgaaagcagtgaggatgaGGGGGATGAATCAGAGGACGATGGTGACAGATTCAAAATTAAACCGCAGTTTGAAGGCAAGGCTGGACAGAAG CTCATGAATTTGCAGTCCCGCTTTGGGACTGATGACAGATTTCGTATGGATTCTAAGTTTCTTGAAAGTGACAGTGAAGAGGAAGATGCAG AAGAGATAAAGAAAGAGACAACGGCAGAAGAAGAGGAGCTtgcagaagagaagaagaaaaacctGGATGTTTTACGGAGCATTTTACATATCGACTTACAGACTCCAAAATCAAGCAAGCAGGCGTTGGCAGCCAAGGAGTTCAA GGATATGAATAGCGTACGCTATGACCCAACAAAGCCAGACCATGTAACTTTTGAGAAAAAAGTGGACAGTGCTTCAAAGGAAAG CAAAGCCAAGAGAAAGAAGAACAGGATAGAGGCTGAGAAGTTACCTGAAGTATCTAAAGAAATCTATTATGACGTTGCCGCGGATTTGAAAGATTTATTTGGATCTGCGAAATGTAGTGTGGAAAAGCCAGAAAAGATACCCTGGGacaaaaatgaaattaaagaCTCAAATGAGGCTGACCCAAAACTTTTAGCTCAGAACAATGTGGAAGAGGAATCAGCTGGgtttacattttctttttttggtcCTGACACAGAAGAAGTGAAAGAAAGTAAAGAAG ACTCCTATAAAGTCGAAACTATAAAGCCAGGAAAAGCTGCGTGGCAGGAAGATCCTCGTTTCCAGGATAGCAgttctgaggaggaagaggaagaagaggaggagcagcagcagctccaaaAAGTGGACGGGGAACAGCCCAGCCTTGG GCTTCCATCTTTATCTGAGAGACAGACCAGtagatttttcttcttttccagaGATGATGAACGACTCCGTG TGGGTTCTGAGTCGTTTTGGCGCAAGTCAGAATGTCATGAAAGCAGAGATGCGTGGGAAGCCAGAAGCAGTGCTCTACTTGTG GAATGCCGGAAGAAACATAAAGATGCGAGAAGAAAAGTGAAAGCAAAACATTAA